In Desulfobacterales bacterium, a single window of DNA contains:
- a CDS encoding helicase-related protein — protein MPDDTNTSGIRDNYLHGSAGDFVSGSIAPGVKLSFVSAYFTIHAFDALRNELETIQSLRFLFGEPRFVRNLDRENKQSRRYNLTEQGLFLGNQLFQRRLAKDCADWIRRKVEIRSITRTSFLHGKLYHVQDGKVAHALVGSSNFTVPGLGLNPNGGNIELNLVVADDRDRNALLTWFDSLWNNTEIVEDVKETVLKELSRLYDNQSPQFIYYLTLFNIFREFIEGTRDIDESLRQTAIPDTHIWQTLFSFQKDGAKAAINKILAYNGCILADSVGLGKTFTALAVIKFFELRNERVLVLCPKKLRRNWTVYRSNSSLNPFLADRFRYDVLSHTDLSRDRGDVDGIDLGTLNWGNYDLVVIDESHNFRNNALARQRPGEQPRQSRYERLMKDIITSGVRTKVLLLSATPVNNQLADLRNQISFIAGGDVARDDRADTAFTESLGIESIRETSRKAQTQFTNWAKKPARERKTRDLLSALGGDFFKLLDGLSIARSRSQIASYYKEEMTRLGGFPKRTVPRSLHPPIDLQQRFLSFEQLNSEISALNLALYHPTAKLREDLPEAIRTMYLDTILGAFTQEGRERILIAMMKVNFLKRLESSVDSFRLTLQRTIDKIDRLEERIFAFEKHIDENPEVDYDALTPDQFEDPDFDNEEFTIGGKRRIHLGHLKLPEWLKEVRQDRVQLQFLLEKTAAVKPDRDGKLAELRTLIERKVKEPTGNRDGKTNRKALVFTAFADTAHYLYDQLAMWAQERLGIHTALIVGDGSNHTSLGNADYDDILTNFSPLSKSRAAQPRFPQTEEIDLLIATDCISEGQNLQDCDLLINFDIHWNPVRIIQRFGRIDRIGSRNHEVHLVNFWPVADLDRYLNVKHRVEARMALVDLAATQTDNLLNPGQLEELIKEDLLFRDRQLKRLKNEVLDLEDFDDAVSLTDFSLDEFRLDLLQFLESRRAELEEAGTGLYAVVPPRTDIPACRPGVIFCLRHGKDGGIQSYPGESAPRPSDSAHINPLAPHYLVYVHDDGTVRFSFAQPKESLLLLRGIAAGETVPLIQLCDRFDAD, from the coding sequence ATGCCGGATGATACGAACACTTCTGGGATCAGAGACAACTACCTCCATGGTTCTGCAGGAGATTTTGTCTCAGGCTCTATTGCCCCAGGGGTAAAATTATCGTTTGTTTCAGCCTATTTTACGATCCATGCCTTTGACGCCTTGCGTAACGAGTTGGAGACCATCCAATCCCTTCGTTTCCTGTTTGGTGAACCCCGGTTTGTACGCAACCTTGACCGTGAGAACAAACAGTCGCGTCGGTACAACCTTACAGAACAGGGGCTATTCCTGGGCAACCAGCTGTTTCAGCGCCGGTTGGCAAAAGATTGCGCCGACTGGATTCGCCGCAAAGTTGAAATCCGCTCAATAACCCGCACCTCATTTCTGCATGGAAAACTTTATCACGTCCAAGATGGGAAAGTCGCCCATGCTCTGGTCGGCAGTTCCAACTTTACCGTTCCCGGTTTAGGCCTTAACCCGAACGGCGGCAATATAGAACTTAATCTCGTCGTAGCTGACGACCGTGACCGCAATGCACTTCTAACGTGGTTTGATAGTTTATGGAACAATACCGAAATTGTTGAGGATGTCAAAGAAACCGTATTAAAGGAACTGTCCCGGCTTTACGATAACCAATCCCCTCAATTTATCTACTATCTGACGCTTTTTAACATTTTCAGGGAGTTTATAGAAGGCACCCGTGATATTGACGAGTCTCTGCGACAAACGGCGATCCCGGATACCCATATCTGGCAAACTCTCTTCTCCTTTCAGAAGGACGGAGCAAAAGCGGCAATCAATAAAATTCTTGCCTATAACGGCTGTATCCTTGCAGATAGCGTAGGTCTCGGAAAAACCTTCACCGCCCTTGCAGTTATCAAGTTTTTTGAACTTCGTAATGAACGTGTTCTGGTGCTATGTCCGAAAAAGTTGCGCCGCAACTGGACAGTGTATCGTTCCAACAGCTCTCTCAACCCGTTCCTTGCGGATCGGTTCCGTTATGACGTGCTTTCCCACACGGATCTTTCCCGTGATAGGGGAGATGTTGATGGAATTGATCTTGGCACATTGAACTGGGGAAATTACGATCTGGTTGTCATTGATGAATCCCACAATTTCCGCAACAACGCCTTGGCCCGCCAGCGTCCCGGCGAACAGCCGCGACAAAGTCGATACGAGCGGTTGATGAAGGACATAATTACATCCGGCGTCCGCACAAAGGTTCTCCTGCTGTCTGCCACACCCGTAAACAATCAGCTTGCCGACCTTCGCAACCAGATATCCTTTATAGCGGGCGGCGACGTGGCCAGAGATGACCGGGCCGACACGGCTTTTACCGAATCCCTTGGCATCGAGTCCATACGGGAAACAAGCCGAAAGGCTCAAACACAATTTACTAATTGGGCCAAAAAACCGGCAAGAGAGCGTAAGACCCGCGATCTGCTTTCTGCCTTGGGCGGCGATTTTTTCAAACTTCTCGACGGTCTCAGCATTGCCCGCTCCCGCAGTCAGATTGCCAGTTACTATAAGGAAGAGATGACGCGACTTGGAGGATTCCCCAAGCGGACTGTTCCGCGCTCACTGCATCCTCCGATAGACCTGCAACAGCGCTTTCTGTCGTTCGAACAGCTAAATTCGGAGATCAGCGCCCTCAATCTGGCTCTTTATCATCCCACGGCTAAACTGAGGGAAGATCTTCCTGAAGCGATACGAACCATGTACCTTGACACGATTTTGGGCGCATTCACTCAAGAAGGCCGCGAACGAATTTTGATCGCCATGATGAAGGTCAATTTTCTCAAGCGCCTTGAAAGTTCGGTGGATTCCTTCCGCTTGACCCTGCAGCGAACCATCGACAAAATTGACCGCCTCGAAGAGCGAATTTTCGCCTTTGAAAAACATATCGATGAAAATCCGGAAGTAGACTATGACGCTTTGACTCCGGATCAGTTCGAAGATCCTGATTTTGACAACGAAGAGTTCACCATCGGCGGTAAGCGACGCATTCATCTGGGGCATCTCAAACTGCCTGAGTGGTTAAAAGAGGTTCGACAGGACCGGGTCCAGCTCCAGTTTCTTCTGGAAAAGACCGCAGCTGTAAAACCTGACCGGGACGGCAAGCTGGCGGAACTGCGCACGCTCATCGAAAGGAAGGTGAAAGAACCTACGGGTAATCGCGATGGAAAGACCAACCGCAAGGCACTGGTCTTTACCGCCTTTGCTGATACCGCTCATTACCTTTATGACCAACTGGCAATGTGGGCGCAAGAACGACTCGGTATCCACACGGCGCTTATCGTCGGCGACGGCAGTAATCACACTTCGCTGGGAAATGCCGACTACGATGACATCCTGACCAATTTTTCGCCATTATCCAAATCACGGGCGGCCCAACCCCGATTTCCTCAGACAGAGGAGATCGATCTTCTCATTGCCACAGACTGCATCTCCGAAGGCCAGAATCTCCAAGATTGCGACCTGCTTATAAATTTCGACATCCACTGGAATCCTGTCAGGATTATTCAGCGTTTCGGCCGTATAGACCGGATCGGTTCACGAAACCATGAGGTCCATCTGGTCAATTTCTGGCCTGTTGCCGATCTTGACCGATATTTAAACGTCAAACATCGTGTGGAGGCCCGTATGGCGCTGGTTGACCTGGCTGCCACCCAGACGGACAATCTGCTAAATCCCGGCCAGCTTGAGGAGTTGATCAAAGAAGACCTTTTGTTCAGAGACCGGCAATTGAAACGGCTTAAAAACGAAGTTCTTGACCTGGAAGATTTTGACGACGCCGTTTCGCTTACCGATTTTTCTCTCGACGAATTCCGTCTTGACCTGCTTCAATTTTTAGAATCGCGCCGGGCTGAGCTGGAAGAGGCCGGTACGGGCCTCTATGCCGTTGTTCCTCCGAGAACGGATATTCCCGCCTGCCGTCCGGGAGTCATATTCTGCTTGCGTCATGG
- a CDS encoding DEAD/DEAH box helicase, which translates to MNRELNIVVMPSGALQTEWIETAQPLNKSSRLLQEEIFKRFMIGTGAGLLYLGFCDKQIQLTPSLEYWQNFAGQFVRELSRTPELETLRHRATIVAADGLFNKFSDSAPLMTGAEYINADLLETIWSELNAAFAQAIKSFKGRVAEFIRTYSPDVHLVGRVFFHLVENKDENRPFAFLATYSTRLNNQGKSKHLPLKYALKEYENEKGKLLELLATVHSAAGQSAFLTGLLNSGELFHPLAWSAAEAFSFLKEVSAYEACGILCRIPNWWKGAPSKIGLTINVGNKMPSFIGMDALLNFDVRLVLGDSEISEEEAMQLLQESEGLAFIKNRWVAVDPEKLQQTLAAYERAKKMMTEQGLSLQDALRLQLKPEKLLDMPAAEINCSVSNGKWLESVIKKLLNPDLIASLKPGRAFRATLRKYQQKGVDWLLFLHSLCFGACLADDMGLGKTVQVLAFLHILKFGLKKSTPPPQANLLVVPASLISNWVNEIERFAPDLKYLVAHPGANSGAGAAPIDLQPLNAFDLIITTYGLVQKYSRLQAHSWNYIILDEAQAIKNPGTKQTKAVKKLAGRNRIIMTGTPIENRLSDLWSLFDFLNPGLLGNSSEFKQFSKDLSADPTGYAGLRKLIRPYILRRLKTDKSIISDLPDKIEMKTYASLSHKQILLYKNLTGEIKEVIARTDGIQRRGVILASLMKFKQLCNHPDQYLGTGGFDEKESGKFSRLREICETIYEKREKVLVFTQFKEITQPLAEFMEGIFKCSGLILHGSVPVDKRKKIIEQFQSPAYVPFMVLSLKAGGVGLNLTEANHVVHFDRWWNPAVENQATDRAFRIGQKKNVVVHKFLTRGTIEERIDMMLEEKARLTQDIIAAGGESWITEMKNDELLDLFKLSL; encoded by the coding sequence ATGAACCGAGAACTGAATATTGTGGTGATGCCAAGCGGTGCACTTCAGACGGAATGGATTGAAACCGCGCAACCGCTCAATAAAAGCAGCCGCTTGCTTCAAGAAGAAATTTTCAAAAGATTTATGATCGGTACCGGTGCCGGCCTTCTATATTTAGGTTTCTGTGATAAACAGATCCAGCTGACGCCTTCCCTTGAATACTGGCAAAATTTCGCCGGGCAGTTTGTCCGGGAACTCAGCCGAACGCCTGAATTGGAGACGCTTCGCCATAGAGCAACCATCGTTGCTGCCGACGGTTTGTTTAATAAATTCTCCGACAGCGCGCCCCTGATGACGGGCGCCGAATACATCAACGCAGACTTGCTTGAAACGATATGGTCAGAACTGAACGCGGCCTTTGCCCAGGCGATTAAATCCTTTAAGGGCCGTGTTGCAGAATTTATCCGCACCTACAGCCCGGATGTGCATCTGGTAGGCCGGGTATTTTTTCATCTGGTGGAAAATAAAGATGAAAACCGCCCTTTTGCCTTTCTGGCCACCTATTCAACCCGCCTGAATAACCAGGGGAAATCAAAACACCTGCCGCTTAAATATGCTTTAAAAGAATATGAAAATGAAAAAGGCAAATTGCTGGAACTGCTGGCAACCGTTCATTCGGCGGCTGGACAAAGCGCCTTTTTAACCGGTCTTCTCAACAGCGGAGAACTGTTTCACCCTCTGGCTTGGTCAGCCGCCGAGGCTTTTTCATTTTTAAAGGAGGTTTCGGCCTACGAAGCCTGTGGTATTTTATGTCGCATTCCAAACTGGTGGAAAGGCGCGCCGTCAAAGATCGGATTAACTATCAATGTCGGCAACAAGATGCCGTCTTTTATCGGTATGGATGCGTTGTTGAATTTCGATGTACGGCTGGTTCTTGGGGATAGTGAAATTTCAGAGGAAGAGGCCATGCAGCTCCTGCAGGAGTCGGAAGGACTCGCATTCATAAAAAACAGGTGGGTGGCGGTAGATCCTGAAAAACTGCAACAGACCCTGGCGGCCTACGAACGAGCAAAAAAAATGATGACGGAACAGGGCCTGAGTTTGCAGGATGCCTTGCGCCTGCAACTGAAACCGGAAAAGCTGCTCGATATGCCGGCTGCTGAAATAAACTGCAGCGTTTCGAATGGAAAATGGCTTGAATCCGTCATAAAAAAATTGCTCAACCCCGATCTGATTGCCTCGCTGAAACCTGGACGGGCGTTTAGGGCCACCCTCAGGAAATATCAGCAGAAAGGAGTGGACTGGCTGCTTTTTTTACACTCCCTTTGCTTTGGCGCCTGCCTGGCCGACGATATGGGGCTGGGCAAGACCGTACAGGTCCTCGCTTTTTTACATATCTTAAAGTTCGGGTTGAAAAAATCAACGCCTCCTCCCCAGGCCAATCTGCTGGTCGTTCCGGCTTCGCTCATTTCCAACTGGGTCAATGAAATCGAACGTTTTGCGCCTGACCTGAAGTATCTTGTGGCTCATCCCGGAGCAAATTCAGGGGCAGGCGCCGCGCCGATAGACTTGCAGCCGCTGAATGCCTTTGATCTGATCATCACAACCTATGGTCTGGTTCAAAAATACAGCCGTCTGCAAGCCCATTCATGGAATTACATCATTTTAGACGAAGCCCAGGCCATCAAAAACCCGGGAACCAAGCAGACGAAAGCCGTCAAAAAGCTCGCCGGCCGCAACCGCATCATCATGACCGGAACCCCCATTGAAAACCGACTGTCGGACCTGTGGTCCCTGTTTGATTTTTTAAATCCCGGGCTTTTGGGAAACAGCTCAGAATTCAAGCAGTTTTCAAAAGATTTAAGCGCTGATCCGACCGGGTATGCCGGACTGCGCAAGCTGATTCGACCTTATATCTTAAGACGGCTGAAAACCGATAAGTCGATCATATCCGATTTGCCGGACAAGATTGAAATGAAAACCTATGCTTCCTTGAGCCATAAACAGATCCTGCTGTACAAAAACTTAACCGGCGAGATAAAAGAAGTGATTGCCCGCACCGACGGTATTCAGCGCAGGGGAGTCATTCTGGCATCCCTGATGAAATTCAAACAGCTTTGCAATCATCCGGATCAATATCTGGGAACCGGCGGATTTGATGAAAAAGAGAGCGGAAAGTTTTCAAGACTCAGGGAAATCTGTGAAACCATCTATGAAAAAAGAGAAAAAGTTCTGGTATTTACCCAATTTAAAGAAATTACCCAACCGCTGGCCGAATTTATGGAAGGTATTTTTAAATGCAGCGGTTTGATATTGCACGGAAGCGTCCCGGTTGATAAAAGAAAAAAAATCATTGAACAGTTTCAAAGTCCGGCCTATGTTCCGTTCATGGTGCTGTCTCTAAAGGCCGGCGGGGTTGGATTGAATTTGACGGAAGCCAATCATGTCGTTCATTTTGACCGCTGGTGGAATCCAGCGGTTGAAAATCAGGCCACCGACCGGGCTTTTAGAATCGGGCAGAAAAAGAATGTGGTGGTTCACAAGTTTCTGACCAGGGGAACGATTGAAGAGCGCATTGATATGATGCTGGAAGAAAAAGCCCGCCTGACGCAGGATATCATTGCCGCCGGCGGAGAGTCCTGGATAACCGAAATGAAAAATGATGAATTGCTGGATCTGTTTAAACTCTCTTTATGA